TTTTATTAATAACCAAAAATAGATAAAAGGGAGTGTTATGATTAAAGTTAAACTATTTTTAATGCTGTTTTTTGCAACTGTTGTTTTAGGTGCTGATTCATTATCACAGGAGATAAAAGTTGGTATTATTATGGATGCACAAACTTCTGGATATCAAAAGATAAAAGATGAACTCTCAACAGAACTAAAGCTTATGACACAAAGTGAATTTAATGTTCATTTTGTAAATCCAATCATTATTGACTGGTCAATTATAAAAGCACAAGCTGCTTTGGAAAAATTGCAAAATAATCCTGATATCGACTTGATAATAACTATAGGACTAGTAAGTGCAAATATAGCTTTAAAAGAAACAAAACTTACAAAACCAACTTTTGCACCGTACCTACTTCATTTTGAACAGCAGCCAATAGTTGTTAAACAAAATTTAAACTATCTATATTTTAGTACACCCTTTGATATAGCACTTAAAAATTTTTTAGATGTTGTTAATTTTAAAAATATGACACTTATTGTGGATGAAAAACTTTCTTCATCGCTTCCTGAAGCAATGAAAAGTTTAAAAAAATCTGCTTTGGAAAAAGGTATAAATCTTCATCTATTTGTAATTAATTCTAAAAATTCTTTTAAACAAATACCATTAGATACCCAAGCTGTTATGCTTACACCTCTTCCGTCTTTAGATTTTGAATCTAAAAAAGAATTAATAGATGATTTAATAAAGAGACGGATTCCAAGTTACTCTTTTGGAGATGATTTGAGTGTTTATGACGGAGTTATGATCTCTTCGTTCTCAAGGGAAAATATCTCCAGAAGAATTAGACAATTGGCATTAAATATACACTCCGTTCTAAGAGGTGAAGACCCGCGACAACTGCCTAATAAATTTGAAGATAAACATCAACTGATAATTAATCTAAAAACGACAAATAAAATTGGCGTATATCCTCCATTTGATATTTTAAACAAATCAAAACTTATAGAAGATGATAAAGAGTCGCAAGGTGATGAATTTAGTTTAAGTGATGTTGCAAAGCTCGCAATAAAAAACAACCTTAATATTATTGCGGGAGAGTTGGAAATAAAACTAGAAGATGAAAATATTAAAGAGATACGTTCTGTTTTACTACCTCAAGTAACAGGTGATATTACATATACGCAACATAATAGTGATAATATTTATGTAAAAAACGGTTTTTATGCCCACAAGAGTTCAACCGGAGCTATTAAGCTTCATCAAGTTCTTTTTTCAGAGAAGGCTTTGGCTGCTTTAGATATACAAAAAAAATTTAAGACTGCTAGCGTAGCGCAACAACGTACATTGGAGATGGATATTGTTGAACAGACCAGTACGCTGTTTTTAGATATATTGATTGCACAAACGCAATTAAAAGTAGAACAAGAAAATTTAAAATTAACCAAATCCAATTTAGATATGGCGCAAGCACGTGTCGATGCAGGAAGTTCCGATCTTTCAGAGCTTTACCATTGGGAGAGTAGAATTGCTACTTCAAAACAAGGTGTACTTCAAGTAAAAGCAGTACTTGAACAAGCCCAAGATGCACTTAATCTTATTTTACATCGTCCAATAACAAGTAGAATAAAAACCATACCTGCTACTTTAGATGACCCTTCTTTACTCATAAGCAATAAAGAACTTTTATCTTTAATTACAAATGAAAATGAGATAAAGCTTATAAACAACTATTTTGTAAAAGAGGGATTAAAAAGTGCATCTGAGTTACAGATGTATGATGCTTACATAGCTGCTCAAAAACGTAAACTTGTATCTCAGAGCAGGGCTTACTATTCGCCTGATATTGAATTGGTTGGGGAAATGTCTAGGGTTTTTGACGAAAAACGTAATCCCTCAACGGGTACCAGTTTAGAAGATCAAACTAATTGGAGTGCGAGTTTTGTACTTTCACTGCCTTTGTATGAAGGAAGTGCCAGAAGTGCTCGTTTTTCAGAATCACAGCTTAAATTGCAACAGTTACAATTATCAAAAGATTATCAAAAAAACTCAATAGAGCAGCAAATTCGCTATGATTTACATACTATTCGTTCTAGTTATCCTTCTATTAAACTTACTAAACAAGCGGCAAAAGCAGCAAAAAAAAGCTTTAACCTTGTGCAAAATAACTATGCAAAAGGGACTCGTTCTATGAGTGATTTACTTATAGCTCAAAATGAAACTATTTTAGCCGATCAAAAATCTGCAAGTGCAATCTATAAGTTTTTAAAAGATCTTATGAATTTGCAAAGAGATATAGGAAAATTTGATTTTTTTATGGATGAATCTGAACGTAAGCTTTATACAAACAGGTTTTCACAAATCATAAATAATTCGGATAACCAATCATCCCCAATATCAAAGGTGAAATAATGAATAAAAGTATTTTAAAAAAGGTTTTTTTAGGAGTTTTGATTGTAGGAGGTTTCATTGTATATTATATGATGGAAAATTTAAATTCGAATCAGCTACCGGATGCATTTGTATTTGGAAACGGACGTCTTGAAATGACTGAAGTTGACATAGCTACAAAATACCCCGGAAGAGTAAAAGAAGTGTTAGTCCAAGAAGGTGATATGGTTTCTAAAGGGCAACTAATGGCTAAGTTAGACACAAAAGAGTTAGAAGCAAAACTAAAACAAACCAAAGCTATGGTTGAACAGGCTGTGCAACAAAAAGAGTATGCAAAAGCAATAGTAGCTCAGCGTAAAAGTGAACTATTGCTTGCAAAAAAGAATTTAGAACGTTCCAAGTCACTTTATATAAATAAAAATATATCCTTGGTGCAGTTACAACAAGATGAGACAAAACTTATAAGTTCAAACGCAGCATTAGAAGCTGCAAAAGCTCAAGTAGTGAGTGCTGATGCTTCTATAGAAGCTGCAAAGGCACAGGTGGAAACTATAAAAGTAAATATTGAAGAAAGTAATTTGTTCGCACCGATCGAGGGAAGAGTGCTTTATAAACTTGTTGAACCCGGAGAAATTGTAGGCAGTGGTACAAAACTATATACTCTTTTAGACCTAAGCGATACATATATGACAATTTTTCTTCCTACGGCAGATGCAGGGCGAGTAGCTATAAATACTCAAGCACGTATTGTTGTTGATGCAATGCCAAATATGCCGATACCGGCTTTTGTATCTTTTGTTTCTCCAGAAGCACAATTTACTCCAAAAGAGATTGAAACTGAAAAAGAGCGTGCAAAATTGATGTTTCGAATAAAAGTAAAAGTTGATTTTAAAATGTTTAACGGTGGTTTTAAAAATGCAAAAAGCGGTCTTCCCGGTATTAGTTATGTACGTTTAGATGATTCAACGCCATGGCCGAATTATCTTCAAGTTAAAAAGAATAATAAAATTGTTCCATGAAACCTGTTGTACGCATAGAAAATCTTTCTCATCACTACGGTAATACGATTGCAGTAGATAAGATAAGTTTAGATATACCTTCTGGATGTATGGTTGGTTTTATAGGTCCCGACGGTGTAGGAAAATCGAGTGTACTTGCATTAGTCTGTGGAGTGCGTAAACTTCAAGAAGGTTTTATCGAAGTTTTTGATAGTAATATTAATCTACAAAGCAACAGAAATGCTATAGGACCACGTATTGCATATATGCCACAAGGTTTAGGAAAAAACCTTTATATGTCGCTCTCAGTTGAAGAGAATATTGATTTTTTTGGTCGTTTATTCGGTCAAAGTAAGAGTGAAAGAAAAGCAAGAATAACGGAACTGTTGGCAAGTACAGGGCTTACTAATTTTAGGGATCGTCCGGCAGGAAAATTATCGGGAGGGATGAAACAAAAGCTTGGACT
The genomic region above belongs to Sulfurimonas lithotrophica and contains:
- a CDS encoding HlyD family secretion protein codes for the protein MNKSILKKVFLGVLIVGGFIVYYMMENLNSNQLPDAFVFGNGRLEMTEVDIATKYPGRVKEVLVQEGDMVSKGQLMAKLDTKELEAKLKQTKAMVEQAVQQKEYAKAIVAQRKSELLLAKKNLERSKSLYINKNISLVQLQQDETKLISSNAALEAAKAQVVSADASIEAAKAQVETIKVNIEESNLFAPIEGRVLYKLVEPGEIVGSGTKLYTLLDLSDTYMTIFLPTADAGRVAINTQARIVVDAMPNMPIPAFVSFVSPEAQFTPKEIETEKERAKLMFRIKVKVDFKMFNGGFKNAKSGLPGISYVRLDDSTPWPNYLQVKKNNKIVP
- a CDS encoding TolC family protein encodes the protein MIKVKLFLMLFFATVVLGADSLSQEIKVGIIMDAQTSGYQKIKDELSTELKLMTQSEFNVHFVNPIIIDWSIIKAQAALEKLQNNPDIDLIITIGLVSANIALKETKLTKPTFAPYLLHFEQQPIVVKQNLNYLYFSTPFDIALKNFLDVVNFKNMTLIVDEKLSSSLPEAMKSLKKSALEKGINLHLFVINSKNSFKQIPLDTQAVMLTPLPSLDFESKKELIDDLIKRRIPSYSFGDDLSVYDGVMISSFSRENISRRIRQLALNIHSVLRGEDPRQLPNKFEDKHQLIINLKTTNKIGVYPPFDILNKSKLIEDDKESQGDEFSLSDVAKLAIKNNLNIIAGELEIKLEDENIKEIRSVLLPQVTGDITYTQHNSDNIYVKNGFYAHKSSTGAIKLHQVLFSEKALAALDIQKKFKTASVAQQRTLEMDIVEQTSTLFLDILIAQTQLKVEQENLKLTKSNLDMAQARVDAGSSDLSELYHWESRIATSKQGVLQVKAVLEQAQDALNLILHRPITSRIKTIPATLDDPSLLISNKELLSLITNENEIKLINNYFVKEGLKSASELQMYDAYIAAQKRKLVSQSRAYYSPDIELVGEMSRVFDEKRNPSTGTSLEDQTNWSASFVLSLPLYEGSARSARFSESQLKLQQLQLSKDYQKNSIEQQIRYDLHTIRSSYPSIKLTKQAAKAAKKSFNLVQNNYAKGTRSMSDLLIAQNETILADQKSASAIYKFLKDLMNLQRDIGKFDFFMDESERKLYTNRFSQIINNSDNQSSPISKVK